ACGCGCAGGGCGCGCAGGGTGATGTCTTCCAGGTTCCCGATCGGCGTCGCGCAAAGGTAGAGAGTCCCCGGATCCATCGCCGCTCCCTCAGTGCTTTTCCCGCTCCCCGCCCAGGACTTTGACCTCGGCGGCCGGGAACTCCCGCACCTGCTTGGACTGCTTCAGCTCAACGCTGACGGTGTGCTTGAAGATGTTGACGCCCGTGACCCTGCCCTCGCCCTCAGGGGTCTTGACCCGCGCCCCCGCTTCCGGGCATTCTTCGCGGGCATCCTCATAAACCTCGTTTTCATATTTCAGGCAGCACATGAGCCGGCCACAGATGCCGGAGATCTTCGTCGGGTTGAGGGATAGGTTCTGGTCCTTGGCCATCCGGATGGAGACCGGGGTGAACTCCCGCAGCCAGGTCGCACAGCATAGCTCACGCCCGCAGCAGCCCAGCCCGCCCATCATCTTCGCCTCGTCACGTACCCCGATCTGCCGCAGTTCGATGCGGGTGCGGAAGACCGAGGCCAGGTCCCGGACCAGTTCCCGGAAATCGATCCGCCCCTCGGCGGAAAAGTAGAACACGATCTTGTTGCCATCGAAGGTGTAGTCCACGCCGATGAGCTTCATCGGCAGGCCGTGCGCCACGATCTTTTCCTGGCAGATCTTGAAGGCCTTTTCTTCCTTCCGGCTCAGTTCTTCCAGCCGCTGCCGGTCCTCCGCGTCGGCTTTGCGGACGACGGGCTTGAGCGGCTGGTCGCCGCCGTCAGTCCGGGGCTTGGAGCCCTGTACGACCTCCCCGTACTCCATGCCGCGCACCGTCTCAACAATCACCCCGTCGCCCGGCTTCAGCTCCAGCGTCCCGGGATCGAAGAAGTATATCTTGCCCGCCTTCTTGAAGCGGACCCCCACAACTAGCCCGGTCATGAAAACCTCCTTGAAATCGGTAATTGGAAATTGGAAATTGCTCTCTACCGGCTACAGGTTTTTAATTTCAAGGTACAATACCTCGGCCAGGAGGCGCGGGTTGGCGTTCGCCGCGAGTCGCGCCCGGGCCTCTTCGACGGCCGCTACGCGGGCGGCGAGGGCACGGCTGCCAAGCCGGGCGCTCTGCTCCCGGATTTCTTCCAGGCGATCGGCGTTGACGATCCCGTCGGCCGTCCCCGTCTCCCGCCACCAGAGAAGGTCCCGGTACCAGAGCGAAAACCACTCGAGCCGCCGCGCCAGTTCGTCCCGGGTGCGCGTCTCCCCGGCGACGGCCAGCAATTCCGCTATTCCCATTCTGTCAATTTCTCCGGCCAGCCAAACGGCCTGCGCCAGCCCTTCGGCATCGTCCTCGCCCCGCGCCAGGGCCAGGGCCCGTCCGAGGCTGCCCTCGCAGCGCGCCGCCCAGACCGCCGTCCTCTCCCCGCTGAAGCCGTGGCGGGCCAGCCCTTCGAGCACCTCGTCCTTCGCCAGCGGACGGCAGGGCAGCCCCAGGCAGCGCGAGCGGACGGTGGGCAGGAGGCTGTCCGGCTGGTCGGTGACCAGCAGGAAGACGGCCGGGCCGCTGGGTTCCTCCAGGGTCTTCAACAGGGCGTTGGCCGCCTCGGCGGTCAGGCGCTCGGCGCCCTCCAGAGTGACGACGTGCCGCTTCCCGTAGGGCCGGTAGCGCATGGCGTGCTGCAGTTCCCTTACCGCGCCGATGCCGATGCTCTTCGTTTCGGCGGATACCCGGTGCCAATCGGGGTGGGTGCCGGCCAGGGCCAGGCGGCAGTCCCGGCAGCCGCCGCAGGCCTCGTCCCCGCCGGCCGGCGCCGCGCAGAGCAGGGTGCGGGCGAAGGCCCGGGCGAGCATGCGCTTGCCCACCCCGGGCGGGCCGTAAAAGAGGTAGGCCTGGGCGACCCGCCCGTTGCGCAAGGCGGCCTGCAGGGCGCGCCGTACGATTTGCTGGCCGATGACCTCGGAGAATGACATTAGTCCAACAGCGCCTCGATCCGCTCCAGGATGCGTTCCGCCAGAACGGGGACCGGCAGGTCCGCCTCGAGGACCAGGTAGGTATCCGGCGCAGCCGCCGCCAGGGCCAGGTACCCGGCCCGCACCCGCTCGTGGAAATCGGCCGCCTCCCGCTCCAGCCGGTCGCGCCGGCCGTCCGCCAGGCGCAGCCGGGCCTCGTCCACCGGCAGGTCGAGGACCACGGTCAGCGCCGGGTAGAGCCCGCCCGTCGCCAGGTCGTTGATCCGCCGCAGCAGTTCCAGGTCCAGCCCCCGCCCGTAGCCCTGGTAGGCCAGCGTCGAGTCGGCGAAACGGTCGCAGAGGACTACTGTCCCGCGCCGCAGGGCCGGGGCGATGACCTCCCGCACGCACTGGGCGCGGGCCGCAGCGTAAAGAAGGGCCTCGGTCTCGCCCGTCATCTCGGCGTTTTTGACGTCCAGCAGAAGGCGGCGGACCGCCTCGCCGAGCCGCGTGCCCCCGGGCTCGCGCGTCACCAGGACCTCCCGTCCCCGGCCGCGCAGCGCCTCGGCCGCCAGTGAGACCTGGGTGCTCTTACCCGCGCCGTCGACGCCCTCGAAGACAATAAACCGGCTGTTGATACGATCACCCATCCACGACCCGCAGGGCCGCAAGCTGTACGTCCTCGGCCGCCAGCGGCGCCCCCAGGGCCTTCTGTTCGTAAATATATTCTACCATTTCCGGGGTCACCTGTTCACCGGGGAGAATGAGCGGGTACCCCGGAGGGCTGATGCTCACCGTCTCGGCCGCCACCAGGCCCGCCGTTTCTTCAAGCGCCACCGTACGCTGGGGGGCCAGCCACGCCTCCCGGGGGGTCATACGCTTCGGCCCCGCCGCGGGCGGCACCGTGACGGGAACATCCCCGCTTTTGCACCGGCGCTGGGCGGCAATGGCCTCCACCTCCTCGCACAGGCGCCGGACATCCTCTTTGCGCGTGCCGAGGCCCACCACCGCCAGGACGCCCTGGACGTCGCCCATCTCCACCTCGACCCCGGTGCGATGCAGGAGGCGCACCGTCCTGTACCCGGTGATCCCGTACCCGCGAAGGGAGAAATAGACCTTGGTGGGGTCCTGCTCACCGCTCCGCGCCCTGAAAACCTCCACGCCTTCGGCGGACCCGAGCCGTTCGCGCAAGACGCCGGCCAGAGCCACCGCCCGGTCGACGAGGTCCCGCCCCCGGCGCGCCATCTGCCGCCGGGCGAGGTCCAGCGAGGCCATCAGGAGGTACGAAGGGCTGGAGGTCTGGAGCAGGGCCAGCGTCCGGGCGACGCGCCCGGCGTCCAGGCGGGGACCGGCCATGTGGAGCAGGGAGGCCTGGGTGAGGGCGCCGCCGAGCTTGTGCATGCTCTGTACGGCGGCATCGGCGCCGAGGGCCAGGGCGGCGGGAGGCATGTCGGGGTGGAAGGGCAGGTGCGGCCCGTGCGCCTCGTCCACCAGCAGGGGCAGCCCCCGGGAGTGAATGACGGCCGCCGCTTCGGCCGTGAGACCGGCCAGCCCGTGGTAGGTAGGGTGAACCGCCAGGCAGGCGGCGATGCCGGGGTCACCGTCCAGAGCGCGGGCCAGCGTAGCGGGGTCCGGCGCCCCGGGCAGGCCGAAGGCCGGCTCCGGCGACGGCGGCAGGAAGACCGGGTCGGCCCCCGACAGGACGAGGCCCGCCGCCACCGAGCGGTGAATGTGCCGGGGAAGGAGCAGCTTCTGTCCCGGGCGCAACGCGGCCAGGAGCAGCGCCTGAATCCCCGCCGTACTCCCGTTGACAAGGAAAAAAGTCCGGTCGGCGCCGTAAAGCGCGGCGGCAAGCGCCTGGGCCCGGGCGATGGGCCCGGACGGGCGCGAAAGGTCGTCCAGCCCGGGGAGTTCGGTCAGGTCCAGGCCCAGGAGGTCACCTGCCGGGGCACGGAGGGCGGACGGTGCCGCCCGCCCTCCGGAATGCGCCGGGAAGTGCAGGCCGGCCACCGCGCGGCGGCGGTGGCGCCGCAGGGCCTCGAAGAGCGGTGCCCGTCTCTGGTCCATTGCACCACCCCAAAACGGTAAAAAGGGAGACTGGTTATCGTCTCCCATGATGCTGCCTCTCAACTTTCAACCGCCAACCGCCCAACCGGCGAAGGATCGGGAACCTGTGGCTTCGCCCGCGTTAGTGCAGCGGCCGCTCCTCGTGCGGCTCCTCCTTCAGGGGTTTGGTCCCCAAATCCTTGCGCGCCGGCGGCCCCTGCCCGTTACGCCCGATAAGGATGGCACAGTCCGGGCAGACCGCGGCGCAGATGCCGCAGGCGATGCAGTTTTCGTCGGGCTCCACCGAAGGGGTGCCGTAGATGCCGAGCACCTTGGACCAGCCCAGACTGTTCTTCGGACACTTCTGGATACAGAGTCCGCATCCCTTGCACAAGCCGGGGAAAACGGTGAAGACTCCTTTGTTGAATTTGAACATGACTGGTTCAAACCCGTGCACCCGCTTGACCTCCTCGCATGACCTGCCCTACCAGTTCCATGCCCCGTTCCATAGCGCGGTAGTTCAATTCTCTCAGCTTGGGATCCTTGGCAAACTTGTAGCCCAGCCGTTTTTCAATGGCTTTCTTGGCGCTGTCAACGGCCACCACGCCCGAAGCCTGGATCACGGCCCCCATAATCAAAACGTTGAAAACCCGGGGGTGCAGTTCTTTCTTGGCCACCTCCACGCCCGGGATGGCGAGGACCTGCCGCGCCTCTTTCGGCAAATCTTCGGGCGAGGGTTCAGCCATTGTATCATAAACGTAGAGCGTCTCCGGCCCGGCGTAATGCGTGGTCCGGGGAACGGCCCGCTCGCTCAGGGCGACCACGATATCCCCTTTTTCGAACTTCGGGGCCCCGATGGGGCCGTCGCTGATCTGCAGGAAGGCCACCGAGACGCCGCCCCGCTGTTCGACGCCGAAGTTCGGGATGTAGAGCGCCTCCCGCCCCTCTTCGTAGGCCGCCTCGGCCAGAATCTCGGCCACCGCCTGGACCCCCTGGCCCCCCTCGCCGGCAATGACGATCTTTACTGTCTTAGCCATTGCCATCCCCTTCGGCGGCGGGTACCTTGATCTCCCCGACCGTGAAGTAGCTCGGCATCTTCTCCTCGAGGAAGGACCACGTCTCCTCGGCGTTGGTGCGCCAGTTCGTGGGGCAGGTGGAAAGGACCTCGACAAAGGAGAAGCCCCGGCCCTCGATCTGGTTTTGCAGGGCGCGGATCATTATCTTGGTCAACTGCTTCAGCTTGCTGACCGTTCCCCGCGCCACGTAGGCGCCCTCCGGGGTGATCGCCGCCACCATCTCGGGGCCCAGGAGCGGGGGGCCGGTGAGTTCCGGGTCACGGCCGTACGGGGTGGTCTCGGTCTTCTGCCCCGGCATGGTCGTGGGGGCCATCTGGCCGCCGGTCATGGCATACAGAGTATTGTTGATCAGGATCACGGTAATCTCCTCGTTGCGCGCCGCCGCGTTCACCAGGTGCTGCGCCCCGATGGCGTACCCGCCGCCGTCGCCCATATAGGCGACGCAGACCAGGTCGGGTTTGGCCCGCTTGATGCCCGTCATCACGGGAGTGGTCCGCCCGTGATGGGTCTGCACGGTGTCGACGTTGAAGAAGTCCCAGGCCAGGAGGCTGCAGCCGATGTCACAGCCGAAAATGGCCCGGTCCTGGATGCCCAGGTGGTCGATAGCCTGCCCCAGCGCGCGCAGGGCTATGCCGTGGCCGCAGCCGGGACAGAATTTGTGGGGCTTGGTGTCCCGCCGCCAGCTCCTGGGCATCGACGGTGCCGCAATGGCCAACTTTGAAACCCCCTTCTCCTAACTTACTAGCTCCCGCGCGTGGGCGGCGACTTCCTCCGGGGTGATCCCCACGCCCGGCTTGTAGTGGGACACCATTTCCACGGTCAGCCCGTAGAGGCCGTCGCGCAGGAGGCGCCCGAGCTGGCCGTAGGCCGACTCCACCACCAGGATGCGCCGCGTCCGCCCGGCGACGGCCCGCAGGGCGTCCACGGGGAGAGGACGCAGGGTGATGGGCCGGAAGTAGCCCACCTTCAGGCCCTCGTTCCGCAGCTGCTCCACGGCCTGCTTGCAGGCCCGGGCGACCACGCCGTGGGCCGCGACAACCACTTCGGCGTCTTCCGTGCCGAGATCGTCGTGCTCGACGATCTCCGGCGCCACTTTTTCGTACTCCTCGATGTAGTCCAGGAGCACTTCCTGGAGTTCTTCCTCCAGGTTGTAAGTATTCCGGTACTGGGCCGGCGGGCGGTCGACGCCCGGCGTCCCCGGCAGGCCGAGGAAGGCCTCGGGCGCCAGGAGTTCAATGCCCCGCTCCACCGGGTCGTAGATCGTAAGGGGTTCCCGCATCTTGCCCTGGTACCCGTCGGCGAGGATGAAGGTCGGGAAGCGGTAGCGCCAGGCGGTATTGAAGGCCTTGATCGTGTAGTCGTAAAGCTCCTGGTGCGTGGCCGTGGAATAGACAACCCGCAGCCCCTCGCCGTTCCCGCCGAAAGTCGTCAGGTTGACCTCCTGCTGGGAGTAGATGACCGTCCCGGTCGAGGGCCCGCCCCGCTGCATCACGGCGACCACCACCGGCAGGCGCATGGCCTCGGCCATTGACATGGGCTCCTGCATGAGCACGTTCCCCGGACCGGCGGTGGCGGTGAAGGCCTTCCGCCCGGCCATGACCCCGCCGAGGGTTGTGAACCCGGCTGAAAGCTCGTCCTCCGTCTGTAAGAACCCCTTGCCGTATTTCGGGGCCAGCCTGGTCCAGTAGTGCATGATCTCGTTCTGCGGGGTGATCGGGTAGCCGTACATAATGTCCGCCCGGGCGGCCAGGGCGGCCCAGGCGATGACTTCGTTACCGGTCATAAAGACCCTGCGTTCCCCTGTGATCGGGCTCCCCACTTCCTGTCCCTGGGGCACTAGAATACCTCCCCTGCAATGGCTTACCAGAAACCGCGGGGCATAAAGCGCTCCAGCGCGCGCACCGGGTGGCCCTCGGCGTCCCGTGGCCCAATCAGCGCCGCCACGGGGGCCACCGCCGTTGTGGCCACGACGGGAAGGCCCAGCCGGCGTCCCGCCTCGGCGACCACCCGCGCCCCCTCCTGCACCACCTCGGCCGTCGTCTCTTCGGCCAGGTGGGTGTTATTGATCAGCCCGTCCACGGGACCGATTTGCCGGACGTGCTGTGCGATGTCGTCGGCCGTCGCCGTCATCGGGCGGCTGACGTTGATGACGGCCCAGACCCTGAATGCCGGTTCGTCCTTGACCCCCTCGACGAGGTGGAGCGTCCGGGCGCCCCCGACGCCGTAGCCGACGTCGAAAATGATGTCCCCGGGGCGCCTCAAGGCCCACCGGGCGCCGGGTTTCAGGATGGTGCCCGCCTCGCCCAGGCCGGCCGTGTCCCGGGTTTCCCAGGCCACCACGTCTACGCCCCGTGCCGCCAATTCCTTCTGCAGGGGGCGCAGCGTGTAACACGGCTCGACAATGTCCAGGTCCACCAGGGTAACGGTGCGGCCCGCGCCCGCCAGATCGAGCGCCCGGTTAAGGGCGACCTCGCTCTTCCCGCTGGCGTACTCGCCGACATAGGCCTCCGCAACCCGCCCGTCCCCGGACCGTACCCCTATTGTTAGACAATTTTCGTCTATCATAAGCCTATCATCGAAACCCGTCAACAATTTTCCCGGCCCTTCCAGTGTATACATGGCCTAATGGCGCAAACACCGACAGGCCGCAACCTGAAGACGTTCAAAAACGGTTTTTCAACGGCCTCTAGAGCAGTAAAACCTTCGCCAGGATCAACAGGACCACTCCCGGAATTTGCAGAAGACCCGCGGTGAAGATGGTTACGGCATTGACGGCGATGTGCAGCCCGAACAGCGTTCCCGCGAGGTTCGTCAAAACCAGGAGAACCGTGCCCACGATCGCGTATCCCAATAGACGGCCCAGATACTTGACCGGGGTGACAAAGAAGCTGCCGACCAGGTAGAGGCCCGCCAGCCCCAGCAGGCCGAGCAGGATGGTCTTCCATTCCACGGCGCCCACCTCCAGGATTTAGCTTTGTCCCATAATATGAATGACGGGACAGGCTTAGAATCCCGGCACTGGACAACCTTCCCGGGAGGATGCCCGGGCAGCCCCCACCAAATTACGCGCCCGCAGGGCACTGATTTCGGCCGCAAGGCCGCTGGTTTCGCGCCTGCATGGTGCGCGTTTATACATCCCGCCGGCCCTCGATGGCCCGCGCCAGCGTACGGCCGTCGGCGTATTCCAGGTCGGCTCCCACCGGCAGGCCGTAGGCCAGCCGGGTCACCCTGACCCCCAGCGGGCGCAGCACTTTCGCCAGGTACAGGGCGGTGGCCTCCCCCTCCAGGTTGGCGTTGGTGGCCACGATGACTTCGTCGACGCCGCCTTCCCTGACCCGCGCCAGGAGGCGGTCGATGGTCAGGTTCTGCGGCCCGACGCCGTCCATCGGGGAAAGGCTGCCGTGAAGGACGTGGTACAGGCCCCGGTAGCCGTGGGCCTTCTCCAGGGCGACCAGGTCACGCGGCTGCTCGACGACGCAGATCAGGCGCCGGTCCCGCCCCGGGTCGCGGCAAAGGGCGCAGGGGTCCTCGTCGGTGATGTTGGCGCAAACCGAGCAGCGGCCGAGCTTCTCCCGCGCCTCAAGGATGGCCTGCGCCAGGTTGGCCGCCGCCTCCGGCGGGGCGGCCACCAGGTGGAAGGCCAGGCGCTGGGCCGTCTTCGGGCCGATGCCGGGCAGCCGGGACAGTTCCTCGATCAGCCGCGCCACCGGCCGGGCGTAGTGCATCGGCGGCCGCTCCTAGAAGAGGCCGGGCACCGACAACCCGCCGGTCAGCTTACCCATCTCCTGCGCCGCCATCTCGCGCGACTGGCGCAGGGCTTCGTTCACCGCCGCCAGGACGAGGTCCTGTAGCATCTCGACGTCCTGCGGATCCACGGCCTCCGGCTGGATGGTCACCGCCACGATTTCCTGCTTCCCGTTCGCCGTAACCTTTACCGCCCCGCCGCCGGCGGCGGCCTCCACGGTGCGCTCCCCGAGTTCCTCCTGCAATCGCGCCATGTCGGCCTGGAGCTTCTGCACCTGCTTCATCATCTTGTTGATCCCCAATGGCGATACCTCCTCCATCTAAGCTTCCCCGGCGGCACCGTCCCCAACACACCGGACCTGCCAGGGACCGGGGGCGATCTCCGCCATAACCTGTTCCAGGAAAGCCCGGTTCTCCGGGCGGTCTACCATGTCGTGGACAAAAGAGTCGTTGAACCGCAGAACCAGGCGCCCGGGCTCGATGTGGACCGCCGCCGCCCGGGCCAAAAAGCCCCCGATCGAGGGTCTCTTTTGGCGGACGGCCGCCAGGAGCGCCGCCCAGACCTCCTCCTTCCGCCGCACGCCGCCCCCCGGCGAGGGTACGTGCCCCGGCTGTTCTTTCCCGGGTTCCCGCGCGCGCTCGGGGCCTGCCGCCTGTCCTCCCTCCTCGTCCCGGCCGCGGACCAGGCGGACCGTCGCCAGTTCCAGGGGCAGGATCTGCCGGCCGGCCTGGCGCATCTCCTGCTCGGCGCGGGCGAACAGGGTCAGGGCGTCCAGGAGCCCTCCCTCGCCCAGGCGCGGGTAAGGGCATTGGCCGCTGTCAAGGGTTTGAAGCAGCAGTTCCCGCAGGTGGTCGGTCAACTCACGGGCGAAGATCCGCAGGTCCTTGCCGGCGGCCTCGACCCCGTGCAGGCGGTGCAGGGCCGCCCCGGCATTGCCGGCATCCAGGTCGGCCATAAAGCCGGCCAGGACCTCCTGCGTGACGGTGCCCAGGATGGCGTGAACGTCTTCCAGGCGCACGGCGCCGTCGCCCAGGGCGGCCACCTGGTCCAGGACGCCGAGGGCGTCCCGCAGGCTGCCGTCGGCGACGCGGATGATCAAGGACCAAACCCCCTCTTCCACGGTGAGCCCGGCGCCGGCGGCGATGTGCTCCAGGCGGGCCCGCATCTCCCGCGGGCCGATGCGCCGGAAGTCGAAGCGCTGGCAGCGGGAGCTGATGGTCAGGGGGATCTTGTGCGGTTCGGTAGTGGCCAGGATGAACACGACGTGCGCGGGCGGCTCCTCCAGGGTCTTCAGCAGGGCGTTGAAGGCCTCGTTGGTGAGCATGTGGACCTCGTCGATGATGTAGACCTTGTAGGGCATGGCCGCGGGCCGGAACTTGACCTTCTCCCGCAGGTCGCGCACCTCGTCCACGCCGCGGTTGGAGGCGGCGTCGATCTCCAGGAAGTCGACGGCCGTCCCCTCGTTGATGGCGCGGCAGGACGGGCACTCGTTGCAGGGCTCGGCGCCGTCATCCCGCCGGGGGCAGTTGAGGGCCTTGGCCAGGACCTTGGCCGCGCTGGTCTTGCCGGTGCCCCGCGGGCCGCAAAAAAGATAGGCGTGGGCGTGCTTGCCCAGCCGCACGGCGTTGGCCAGGGTACGGGTGACGTGTTCCTGCCCGACGATCTCGCCGAAGGTCCGCGGGCGCCAGGCACGGTAAAGGGCCTGATAACTCATCCTTCCTCGTCACCTTCCCCTACAAGGTTAACATGGCCTTCCATGTCCGGTCAAGGAAGGCCGGAGCGGTCGCCGGTCGTCAGGTGTCGGAGGGTAAGAACCTGGGGAGATGGTCAGGGGTGTTCCCCTCCACTTCCCAGTCCAGCACTCAACTTTGTACTTCGGTTGAATTGCAAACCTAAGTACAGACGGCTTTCCGACCATCCCTGAACCTTTCCCTCTGCCCCCACTTCCCACATCCCACTTCTCGCTTCTCACTATCACCTCCCGCCTCTCACCTCTCACATCACACCTCACACCCCAGCACCGCGTCGATCATCGCGAAGATCTGCCCGTCCTCGAACCCCTGCTGCTGGCAGGCCCCGCTCGGGCAGGCGGCGACGCAGGAACCGCAGCCGCGGCAGAGGACCTCGTGCACCACGCTGATCCCGCGCTCCCGGTCGACTTCCCGCGCCCCGTAGGGACAGACCGGGACGCAGATCCCGCAGCCGGTGCAACGCTCGGGGTCCACCGTGACGATGTTGCGCTCGCTCTCGAGCTCACCGCGGGCCAGCAGGGTCACGGCGCGCATGGCCGCCGCCTGGGCCTGGCTGATGCTCTCGGAGAGGGTCTTCGGGGCGTGGGCCATGCCGCAGAGGTATAGCCCCTCGGTGGGGAAATCCACCGGCCGGAGCTTGGCGTGGGCCTCGGCAAAGAAGCCCTCCGGTGTCAGCGGGACGCGGAACAGCCGCGCCAGCTCCTGCGCGTCCGGGCGAGGGACGACGCCCGTGCCGAGCACAACGAGGTCGGCGTCCAGGGCCAACTCCGCCTCCAGGACGGGGTCGTAGGCGCGGACAACCAGTTTCCCGTCCCCGCCCTCCGCCACGGACGGCATCCGGTCCGAGTCGTAGCGGATGAAGAGGACGCCCTTCTCCCGCGCCCGGCGGTAGTACCGCTCCTGGAAGCCGTAGGTGCGCATGTCCCGGTAGAGGACGACCACCCCGATGCGCGGGGACAGCTCCTTCAGGTGAAGGGCGTTCTTGACCGCCTGGCCGCAGCAGACCCGGCTGCAGTATGGCCGCTCCCCGTCCCGGGAGCCCACGCACTGGATCATGACCACGCGCCCGACGCCCCGCACCCGCCCGGCGTTCAGGCGACCCTCCAGCTCGGTCTGGGTGATGACGCCCGGGTGGGCGCCGTAGAGGTACTCCCCCCGCGGGCGGTACTCGGCCGCCCCGGTGGCCAGGATGGCCACGCCGTGGGTTATCTCCCGGACCATGTCCCCCTGGCGGACCAGGGTGCGGAACCGGCCCGTGTAGCCGCCGACCGCATCCACCGTGCTCCCGGTGAGGACCTCGATCCCCGGGTGCCGCTCAACGCGAGCCGTCAGGTCGAAGAGCAGGGCCTGGGGATCGCCCCCGGCCAGGGTCCGGGCCAGCCGCAGGAGGTTGCCCCCGAGGAGCTGGTCACGCTCCACCAGCGTCACCGGGAAGCCCTGGTCGGCCAGGGCCAGGGCGGCGGTCATCCCCGCCGCGCCCCCGCCGACGACCAGGGCCCGGGGCTCGACCGGGGTCAAGCGGGTGGTCACAGGTTTCAAGAGCCGCGCCTTGCCGACCGCCATGCGGACCAGATCCCAGCCCTTCTCGGTCGCCCGCTCCGGCTCCTGCCGGTGCACCCAGGCCACGTGCTCCCGCAGGTTCACATGCTCGTAGAGGCTCGGGTTCAGGCCGGCCTCACGCAGCCCGGACTGGAAAAGGGGGGCGTGGGTGCGGGGGG
The genomic region above belongs to Thermoanaerobacterales bacterium and contains:
- a CDS encoding transketolase C-terminal domain-containing protein; the protein is MPQGQEVGSPITGERRVFMTGNEVIAWAALAARADIMYGYPITPQNEIMHYWTRLAPKYGKGFLQTEDELSAGFTTLGGVMAGRKAFTATAGPGNVLMQEPMSMAEAMRLPVVVAVMQRGGPSTGTVIYSQQEVNLTTFGGNGEGLRVVYSTATHQELYDYTIKAFNTAWRYRFPTFILADGYQGKMREPLTIYDPVERGIELLAPEAFLGLPGTPGVDRPPAQYRNTYNLEEELQEVLLDYIEEYEKVAPEIVEHDDLGTEDAEVVVAAHGVVARACKQAVEQLRNEGLKVGYFRPITLRPLPVDALRAVAGRTRRILVVESAYGQLGRLLRDGLYGLTVEMVSHYKPGVGITPEEVAAHARELVS
- a CDS encoding 2-oxoacid:acceptor oxidoreductase family protein, which translates into the protein MAKTVKIVIAGEGGQGVQAVAEILAEAAYEEGREALYIPNFGVEQRGGVSVAFLQISDGPIGAPKFEKGDIVVALSERAVPRTTHYAGPETLYVYDTMAEPSPEDLPKEARQVLAIPGVEVAKKELHPRVFNVLIMGAVIQASGVVAVDSAKKAIEKRLGYKFAKDPKLRELNYRAMERGMELVGQVMRGGQAGARV
- the holB gene encoding DNA polymerase III subunit delta'; amino-acid sequence: MSFSEVIGQQIVRRALQAALRNGRVAQAYLFYGPPGVGKRMLARAFARTLLCAAPAGGDEACGGCRDCRLALAGTHPDWHRVSAETKSIGIGAVRELQHAMRYRPYGKRHVVTLEGAERLTAEAANALLKTLEEPSGPAVFLLVTDQPDSLLPTVRSRCLGLPCRPLAKDEVLEGLARHGFSGERTAVWAARCEGSLGRALALARGEDDAEGLAQAVWLAGEIDRMGIAELLAVAGETRTRDELARRLEWFSLWYRDLLWWRETGTADGIVNADRLEEIREQSARLGSRALAARVAAVEEARARLAANANPRLLAEVLYLEIKNL
- a CDS encoding pro-sigmaK processing inhibitor BofA family protein, which encodes MEWKTILLGLLGLAGLYLVGSFFVTPVKYLGRLLGYAIVGTVLLVLTNLAGTLFGLHIAVNAVTIFTAGLLQIPGVVLLILAKVLLL
- the recR gene encoding recombination mediator RecR, with amino-acid sequence MHYARPVARLIEELSRLPGIGPKTAQRLAFHLVAAPPEAAANLAQAILEAREKLGRCSVCANITDEDPCALCRDPGRDRRLICVVEQPRDLVALEKAHGYRGLYHVLHGSLSPMDGVGPQNLTIDRLLARVREGGVDEVIVATNANLEGEATALYLAKVLRPLGVRVTRLAYGLPVGADLEYADGRTLARAIEGRRDV
- a CDS encoding thiamine pyrophosphate-dependent enzyme, translating into MAAPSMPRSWRRDTKPHKFCPGCGHGIALRALGQAIDHLGIQDRAIFGCDIGCSLLAWDFFNVDTVQTHHGRTTPVMTGIKRAKPDLVCVAYMGDGGGYAIGAQHLVNAAARNEEITVILINNTLYAMTGGQMAPTTMPGQKTETTPYGRDPELTGPPLLGPEMVAAITPEGAYVARGTVSKLKQLTKIMIRALQNQIEGRGFSFVEVLSTCPTNWRTNAEETWSFLEEKMPSYFTVGEIKVPAAEGDGNG
- a CDS encoding YbaB/EbfC family nucleoid-associated protein, which codes for MEEVSPLGINKMMKQVQKLQADMARLQEELGERTVEAAAGGGAVKVTANGKQEIVAVTIQPEAVDPQDVEMLQDLVLAAVNEALRQSREMAAQEMGKLTGGLSVPGLF
- a CDS encoding stage 0 sporulation family protein — translated: MTGLVVGVRFKKAGKIYFFDPGTLELKPGDGVIVETVRGMEYGEVVQGSKPRTDGGDQPLKPVVRKADAEDRQRLEELSRKEEKAFKICQEKIVAHGLPMKLIGVDYTFDGNKIVFYFSAEGRIDFRELVRDLASVFRTRIELRQIGVRDEAKMMGGLGCCGRELCCATWLREFTPVSIRMAKDQNLSLNPTKISGICGRLMCCLKYENEVYEDAREECPEAGARVKTPEGEGRVTGVNIFKHTVSVELKQSKQVREFPAAEVKVLGGEREKH
- the tmk gene encoding dTMP kinase → MGDRINSRFIVFEGVDGAGKSTQVSLAAEALRGRGREVLVTREPGGTRLGEAVRRLLLDVKNAEMTGETEALLYAAARAQCVREVIAPALRRGTVVLCDRFADSTLAYQGYGRGLDLELLRRINDLATGGLYPALTVVLDLPVDEARLRLADGRRDRLEREAADFHERVRAGYLALAAAAPDTYLVLEADLPVPVLAERILERIEALLD
- a CDS encoding 4Fe-4S binding protein, with protein sequence MHGFEPVMFKFNKGVFTVFPGLCKGCGLCIQKCPKNSLGWSKVLGIYGTPSVEPDENCIACGICAAVCPDCAILIGRNGQGPPARKDLGTKPLKEEPHEERPLH
- the dnaX gene encoding DNA polymerase III subunit gamma/tau — protein: MSYQALYRAWRPRTFGEIVGQEHVTRTLANAVRLGKHAHAYLFCGPRGTGKTSAAKVLAKALNCPRRDDGAEPCNECPSCRAINEGTAVDFLEIDAASNRGVDEVRDLREKVKFRPAAMPYKVYIIDEVHMLTNEAFNALLKTLEEPPAHVVFILATTEPHKIPLTISSRCQRFDFRRIGPREMRARLEHIAAGAGLTVEEGVWSLIIRVADGSLRDALGVLDQVAALGDGAVRLEDVHAILGTVTQEVLAGFMADLDAGNAGAALHRLHGVEAAGKDLRIFARELTDHLRELLLQTLDSGQCPYPRLGEGGLLDALTLFARAEQEMRQAGRQILPLELATVRLVRGRDEEGGQAAGPERAREPGKEQPGHVPSPGGGVRRKEEVWAALLAAVRQKRPSIGGFLARAAAVHIEPGRLVLRFNDSFVHDMVDRPENRAFLEQVMAEIAPGPWQVRCVGDGAAGEA